Sequence from the Roseofilum reptotaenium CS-1145 genome:
AGGCGGCACCGAGTAAGATGAAAGTGAGGCGATTATAATCGGGAATTTCAGCTCTTTGATTATAGCAGTAACGGAGGATTTTGAATAAGGGATCGGTATCAAAATCCAGGTTGAGGACGGTATCTATTTCGTCGATGAAGATGGCAATTTTTCCCGAAATGTTGGGGAGTAAGACCGTTTCGATGAATTCAGAAAAACGTTGGCTGGAGGATAAGAGGTCGCGATCGCGCCACCAACTGCGAAGATTAACGCTATCTGATAGACGAAATGCTTTGACTAATAAATAGGCTAAACCAGCATACCAGTGTTCCGGACGGACTTGGCGATCGCTAATTCCAGTCAGATCGATCGCCACGCAGTTAATACCTGTATTTTTCAACTGTTTCACCATTTGCACGCGCAAGCTAGACTTTCCCATTTGCCGAGAATTAAGGATCGTGCAGAATTCTCCTTTGATTAAGGCTTTGTAGAGTTGTCTGTCGGCAGAACGGACGACGTAAGTTGGAGCATCTATTGACAGGCTTCCACCGACTTGATAGTCAAAGGTTGAGGGTTCTTCTCCACTTTTCAGTAACTCGTTTTCGATTTTTAGTTCCGCCTGAGTTAATTTCAGAACTTCTACAGTTTGAGACAGTTCTTGAGTGCGTTCTTCTACTTTTTGTTCGAGACTTTCGCTGTAGTCTTCTAATTGGGCGTAGAGGCGAGCATTTTCAATGGAAATCGCGGCTTGGGATGAGAGAATTCTTAACAGTTCCAGGCGATCCTTTGTAAAGGTGTTAGTCGCCAGGTTATTTTCCAGGTAGATAATGCCGCTAATATTGCTTTGGTTGATGAGGGGAGTACAAAGAATCGATTGACATTGATACTGTTGAGTATAAGGATCATTGGTAAAGTCTCCTTCATTCATAGCATTGTTCAAAACCACCGTTTCGCCAGTGCGGGCGACATAACGCACTATTTTTGAGGATAGCTTTGGAAACGCCTCTATGGGAATAGACTGCAAAACTAAAACATTCTCAGAATCCGTTTCTTTGATCGCTTCGATTAATAAATCTTCGTTACTAGGTAAAATTAGAATTCCCCGTCCTGCTCCAGCATTTTCAATGAGAATATTCATTAAATTTGCTAGTAACTTTTCTAAAACAATTTCACTGGAAAGGGCATTGGTAGATTTGATTACTGTAGCGATGTCTAGCAACTCCGTGCTACCCGAACTAGTATCTCTGCTCGAAGTATTGGAGATGGTTAATGTTGAGGATTTTGTCGAAAGAAAAAATTCTGAATAGCGAGTTTCTAGATCTCGTACTTTGGCTACTGCACCCCAGCGCTGGTAGGCATAATGGGCTTCTTTGAGGTAGAGTTGGGCAAGAGAATTTTGGTTTCTACTCAGATAGTATCTGCCTGCGAGTTCGTTGGCGAGGGCTTCTTCGTTCAGGTATTCGTTTGCTTTAGCTAAGGCTATGGCGCGATCGTAGTATTCTCGGGCATCTCCGTTTTTGTCAAGTACTCGAGCGCGTTCGGCTTCTACTAGATAGTATTTGTGCTGATAGTTCATGGGGGCGTGGTGCGCCCAGTTTTCCATTTTGGTTTGATTGGTTGCGACTGTTTCGAGTATTTGTTGGCGATCGTCTTCGCTGGCACTAGGATATACTGCTAGGCGAGCCAAAGAGTCATACATTTGATATATTCCAGTCAATATTCCTGCTGAAATATCTTTGTATTCTTCTAATTTTACAGCATATTCTAAAGATTTTTCTTCTTTACAAAAGACAAAGTTAAGCATTAATTTATTGAAATAAATATGAAGAAATGAAGCACCATCTTTTGCTTCTATATGAATAGGAAGCATTCTATCTTCATCGTATGCCTGTCCCTTTAAAATCGTTGTTTCTTCACTTTTTTCCATCAAATTTAGAATGCTTTGCCAGTATATTTTTTGCCAGTTCAAAACTATTTTTTGCTCAATTCTATTAATAGCATGAGCATATTGAGCGAACTCTCGTTCCAAGAGATTCAATTCCAAACCAATTACGTAGGAATGTAGGCAATAGCAATAACCTGACATTGCTGCAAATGGAAAATCTCCTATTTCTACTCCTGTTTGATAGCCTAAAACCATGGGAGATAAGGTTGATTTGATATGCTCTTTTAAAAGGATGACATGATCGTAAACCATCAGCATTACTCTTGATGCTATTTTTTTTACATTAAAATGCGACAGAAAATCTAAGGCTAATTGACCATATCTATAGCCCCGATCTATATCTCCCCAAGCATTACAAAGTCTTTGAGCATAACAGGCATAGACAAAACCAGTCTCAGTAGAATTACCATATTTTAGAGATAGCCTTATTTTTTGCAAAATGATTAAAGAGCAGAGATTTGGATCTGTGATGTAACTAGCAGCAAATGATGAACTTAGTACCTTCATCGCTGTCAAGCATAATTTATCAGTCATTATCGGCATTCCCAGCAAATCCGAGTAGTTGTAGTTTTCCAATACAGATTGCGTTTCCTGAAATGCTTGCATAACATCCGACTGACTCGGATTTTCTGGAAAGTAAATTTCTAATAATTTCAACAGGTATAAAGCGGTATTAAGAGCTTCTTGTGGTTGATTACGAGCGTAGTATGATTCTATTTTAACTTCATAAACTTTAGTTTTATCTAGAAGTGTTTTTGCTTCTTGTTTGACGGTTTCAGCTAATGACTCCATATCATCAAAACTGCCAGATAAATAAGCTGTTTCAGCAGCTTCTAGATATAGCTCTAATGTCAAATCGTAATTATTTTGCCAGCTATCATGTTCTAGCGTTGTCAGACCGATTTGTAGATAGTTAAACGCAGGTTGATAGGCTGCTGAGGCTTTCGCTTTTTTCCCTGCAAGTAGATTCAGTATCGCTAATTCATCTAGACTCGATCGTTCGTCGATTAATATGCGACCCTTATTCAGTTGGTTAACAATATCGAATATTTTCCGATCGCGCTCTTCATCACTTATATTTGCTAATAGCAACTGTCCCAAGCGCAAATGCACGGCTTGTCGATCCGCTTCGGCAATTAAGGAATAAACAGCTTGCTGGATGCGATCGTGAACGAACTTATATTCTGCGATGAGACGATCGGAGAGACCCTCAACCTCAATTTCCATAAGCTTGTAAGCATCACCGATGGGAAGAATAAAACCCTCTCTAAGAGCAGCTCCTAACAGAATTGCTGTTTCTCTTGGCGATTTTTCAGAAACGATCGCGAGAGTTTCCAAGTCGAACTGGTTGCCCGTGCAAGCTGCCAACTTCAAAACGGCGATGGTTTCTGGCGGCAACTTTTGTACTTTAAGAGCCATCAATTCGACTACGTTATCTGTTATTTTTCGACCTTGTATTTGTTCTAAATCCCATTGCCACTCACAGCAATCTCTATTGAAACCCAGTAATAATTCCCCATACAAATTCTTTAAAAATTCAGTAATAAAAAATGGATTACCTCTTGTTTTTTTCTGTACTAATTTTGCTAGAGGTTTGACTTGCTTTGCTGCTAAATTTAAGGTATCTCCGATTAGCTGAGTGACTTCTTGCAACTCTAAAGGTTGTAGAGAAATTTTGCTTACTAATACTTCTGCTTTTTTGATCTCTTCTATAGTCTGACTCAACGGGTGCGTTTCACTGACTTCGTTATCTCGATACGCTCCGATGAAGAAAAAATATTGGATATCTGCGGCAGTTATCAGCCGTTCCAGCAGTTTCAGAGATGCTCTATCCGCCCATTGTAAATCATCTAAGAAAATGGCTAGGGGATGTTCGGGTTGAGTAAAGACTGTAATGAAGTTTTGGAAGACAAGGTTAAAGCGGTTTTGGGCTTCGGCCGGTGGCAGTTCTACTACAGGGGGTTGCACGCCTAATATTGCTTCTGCTTCGGGAATCACTTCGATTATAACCTCTGCATTGACTCCCAAAGCATCCATAATTTTCTGCTTCCACTGAGCCAATTTTTCCTCGCTTTCGGTGAGGAGTTGTCGCATCAGCGATCGGAATGCTTGAATAATAGAAGCATAGGGAATGTTGCGTTGAAACTGATCGAATTTACCTGCGATAAAGTATCCATGAGTTTCGGTAATAGGCTTATAGACTTCTCGAACTAAGGCGGATTTGCCGATGCCAGAATAGCCAGAAACCAGCATAATTTCGCTAGTACCCCGACCAACGCGATTAAATGCATCTAACAAACTGTTAACTTCTCTTTCCCTTCCGTAAAGTTTTTGGGGAATCTGAAATATGTCGGAAAAATCGTTGCGACCCAGAAGAAAACTGTCTATCTTGCCTTTTTCTTCCCATTGCCTTTGACATTCCTCTAAATCTGCCTTAAGGCCGGAGGCTGAGTTGTAGCGGTCTTCAGCATTTTTTGCCATCAGTTTCAGGACGATATCCGAAACAGTTTGGGGAATTTCTGATTTGATTTGATGGGGAGAGACTGGTTGTTTGGCGATGTGTGAATGTACGATTTCTAAAGGATCGTCGATGGGAAAAGGTAATTGTCCTGTTAGTAACTCGTAGAACGTCACTCCCAAGGAATAAAAATCAGTTCGATAGTCTATCGCTCGGTTCATCCTCCCTGTTTGTTCGGGAGAAATATATGCTAAGGTTCCTTCCAATGTATTGGGGTTACAGAACGTTGTCGTTTCTCGCGACAGCACTGTAGAAATGCCGAAATCAATTACCTTAATTTCGCCAGTCGTGGGATTGAGGACGATATTTGAGGGATTAAGATCTTTGTGAATAACATATCTTTGGTGAATTTGCCCTATGATGTCAGTAACTAGAGCAGCTATAGTAAAAAAGTGGCTGACCTCGACATGACCGGCTAACTTCAGTTGCACCAAAGATTGACCCCCGAAGTCTTCCAAGACGATCGTTAATCGGTCGTTACTTTCTAAGTTATAAACTCTTACTACTCCTTTTAATCCTTCTGCGTTCAGATTTTTGATAATTTCATACTCTCGCTTAAACCCAGCAATTGTTTCTGGTAGAGGATAAGCATGCTTCAAAATTTTGGTGATAACGGGTTGCTGATTTTGTCGATCGATAGCTGAATAAACGATTGAGTTGCTACTTTCGTATAATTTGACTTCTACTTTATAGTTAGACAAGACGAACATCATAATCTTTTCCTATACTATATTTAAATCTGTCTATCAAAAACAACACCCCCTAGATCTGCGGTGAATACGATACCCAATAATTTGCATACGAGCGATGAAACCATCGAGATCGCATTAAAAAGGTATCGTATTACCAACATAGATTTAGGAGGATCGAATAAACCCAAAAACAGATAAATGTTATTAGGTTTTGATAGTTTTTAGAGTTGTCACCTTGACTTTCACTCTGTCTCCGACTCCGATGGCTCCGGATCGGATGGATCCGGATCTGGAAATGGATCTTCGACTGGGTCTGCAGCAGCTATAGCCAACACAGATAGTTCGCTACCTAAAGCGATAGCAATGTCGTCCTTATCTCCT
This genomic interval carries:
- a CDS encoding AAA family ATPase encodes the protein MMFVLSNYKVEVKLYESSNSIVYSAIDRQNQQPVITKILKHAYPLPETIAGFKREYEIIKNLNAEGLKGVVRVYNLESNDRLTIVLEDFGGQSLVQLKLAGHVEVSHFFTIAALVTDIIGQIHQRYVIHKDLNPSNIVLNPTTGEIKVIDFGISTVLSRETTTFCNPNTLEGTLAYISPEQTGRMNRAIDYRTDFYSLGVTFYELLTGQLPFPIDDPLEIVHSHIAKQPVSPHQIKSEIPQTVSDIVLKLMAKNAEDRYNSASGLKADLEECQRQWEEKGKIDSFLLGRNDFSDIFQIPQKLYGREREVNSLLDAFNRVGRGTSEIMLVSGYSGIGKSALVREVYKPITETHGYFIAGKFDQFQRNIPYASIIQAFRSLMRQLLTESEEKLAQWKQKIMDALGVNAEVIIEVIPEAEAILGVQPPVVELPPAEAQNRFNLVFQNFITVFTQPEHPLAIFLDDLQWADRASLKLLERLITAADIQYFFFIGAYRDNEVSETHPLSQTIEEIKKAEVLVSKISLQPLELQEVTQLIGDTLNLAAKQVKPLAKLVQKKTRGNPFFITEFLKNLYGELLLGFNRDCCEWQWDLEQIQGRKITDNVVELMALKVQKLPPETIAVLKLAACTGNQFDLETLAIVSEKSPRETAILLGAALREGFILPIGDAYKLMEIEVEGLSDRLIAEYKFVHDRIQQAVYSLIAEADRQAVHLRLGQLLLANISDEERDRKIFDIVNQLNKGRILIDERSSLDELAILNLLAGKKAKASAAYQPAFNYLQIGLTTLEHDSWQNNYDLTLELYLEAAETAYLSGSFDDMESLAETVKQEAKTLLDKTKVYEVKIESYYARNQPQEALNTALYLLKLLEIYFPENPSQSDVMQAFQETQSVLENYNYSDLLGMPIMTDKLCLTAMKVLSSSFAASYITDPNLCSLIILQKIRLSLKYGNSTETGFVYACYAQRLCNAWGDIDRGYRYGQLALDFLSHFNVKKIASRVMLMVYDHVILLKEHIKSTLSPMVLGYQTGVEIGDFPFAAMSGYCYCLHSYVIGLELNLLEREFAQYAHAINRIEQKIVLNWQKIYWQSILNLMEKSEETTILKGQAYDEDRMLPIHIEAKDGASFLHIYFNKLMLNFVFCKEEKSLEYAVKLEEYKDISAGILTGIYQMYDSLARLAVYPSASEDDRQQILETVATNQTKMENWAHHAPMNYQHKYYLVEAERARVLDKNGDAREYYDRAIALAKANEYLNEEALANELAGRYYLSRNQNSLAQLYLKEAHYAYQRWGAVAKVRDLETRYSEFFLSTKSSTLTISNTSSRDTSSGSTELLDIATVIKSTNALSSEIVLEKLLANLMNILIENAGAGRGILILPSNEDLLIEAIKETDSENVLVLQSIPIEAFPKLSSKIVRYVARTGETVVLNNAMNEGDFTNDPYTQQYQCQSILCTPLINQSNISGIIYLENNLATNTFTKDRLELLRILSSQAAISIENARLYAQLEDYSESLEQKVEERTQELSQTVEVLKLTQAELKIENELLKSGEEPSTFDYQVGGSLSIDAPTYVVRSADRQLYKALIKGEFCTILNSRQMGKSSLRVQMVKQLKNTGINCVAIDLTGISDRQVRPEHWYAGLAYLLVKAFRLSDSVNLRSWWRDRDLLSSSQRFSEFIETVLLPNISGKIAIFIDEIDTVLNLDFDTDPLFKILRYCYNQRAEIPDYNRLTFILLGAASPYQLIQSKSSTPFNIGQKIELAYFRKHEVQPLLYGLSERVTNPQTLLTEILAWTGGQPFLTQKLCRLIRNDSSTLPSNREGEWVEELVRSHILTDWETQDEPQHLRTIRDYLLQDKQKAVRLLEIYGQILEKTEAIAIDNVEQADLLMSGLVINKRGVLQVGNRIYESIFDRAWIAKTLHRLKL